TCGGGATCCCGGTTGAGCTCATCGAGCGGGTAATGGCGCATCTCCAGCGTGCCGTCCTCCAGCATGACGCGCACGCGGCTGTTTTCCTTAAGCACGTTGTTCTCCACCACCGTGCCCACGCCGTCGGGCGTGAGCACCTCGCGGCCCACCTTGGGCATGCGCTTGCGCGCCGCCTCATAGGTATCGGACTCATACTTAAGGCAGCACATCAGCCTTCCGCACAGGCCGGAGATCTTGGTGGGGTTCAGCGAGAGGTTCTGCTCCTTGGCCATGCGGATGGATACCGGCTGAAATTCCCGCAAAAAAGCGTTACAGCAGCATACGCGGCCGCACGCACCCAGCCCGCCCAGCATCTTCGCCTCATCGCGCACGCCAATCTGTCGAAGCTCAATGCGCGTGCGGAACACATGCGCCAAATCCTTGACCAGCTCGCGGAAGTCCACACGCCCCTCGGCCGTGAAATAGAAGATGATCTTGGTGCCGTCAAAGGCGATCTCCACATCCACCAGTTTCATATCCAGGCCGTGCGCGGCGATCTTTTCCTCACAGATGCGCAGCGCCTCGGCCTGCTTCTGCTCCCGCTCAGCCATGCGCTGTTCGTCCTGCGGCGTCGCCTGGCGCACCGCCTTGCGCAGCGGCAGCACCACCTGGTCGTCCGGCACTTCGTGCGCGGTCTTAACCAGCTCACCGCACTCGGTGCCGTGCGCCGTCTCGACCACCACGTAGCCCTCGCTGAGCGCCAGGCCGCTTGGATCGAAATAATACACCTTGCCCGCTTTTCGGAAGCGGACGCCAATTACTTGGGCCATCTATTTTTCTCCTTTGAAACCGCCAGCAGCAGACCGTCCACCGCCAGCGAAACATTCACGTTGCCGCGCAGCTGCTGCTGCGCCAGGGCCACTGCATCGAGCAGATGCAACACGCCCTTTTGATAACGCCGCGCGCACGCGCGCATTTCACGCGTGGGCGGGTCGTAGTAGCACGGCGCCTGTGCGCCGCTGGATAAGACCAGTAAATCATGCAGCAGGCACTGCCACCAGGCGAGCACCTGCAGCGCGCGCTCCCGCTGCCCCTGCAGCATGTCTGTAAGCGCGCACATATCCGCAGCGCTGCCCATCAGCGCGGTACACATCGCCCCGCAAGCCTCGCTGCCCAGCGCAAAAAACGCATCATCCTCTGCGAGGCTCTGCGCGCGCCGCAGTGATCCCTGCGCCCACATGGCCGCCTGATGCGCGCGCGGGCGCGCCACACCCTTGCCCTCCAAGTGCGCCTGCAGCTGCGCAAGCGACAGGCGCGGCGCCTGCATGAGCCCGCAGCGTGAGCGGATGGTGGGCAGCAGCAAATCCATGTTGTCACTGAGCAAAAAAAACGCGGTGTCCGCCGGAGGCTCCTCCAGCGTTTTCAGCAGCGCGTTTTGCGCCTGGGTGGTCATGGCGTCCGCCTGCTCGATGATGAACACCTTCATCTGCGCCTCAAAGGGGCGCACAAATACCTCCCGCGCAAGCGCACGCACCTGCTCAACGCCGATGCTTGTCCCTTTTGCGGGCGCCACCACATGCACATCGGGATGCTGCAGCTGGTAGACGCGGTTGCATACGCTACAACGTCCGCAGGGCGGCTGCGCCGCCCTGCAAAACATTGCCGCTGCTTGTTGTAGCGCGACCACGCGTCCCGCGGCGATATCTCCCGAGACAATGGTCGCGTGCAGACCCATCCGCTGCATCGCTTAAAGCTTCTTGAAATCCGCAACGTCCAGCACAAACACCGTTGCGCCGCCCACTGTGACTTCCACCGGATAGGGGATGTAAACACCCGTGGTGCCCGCCATGGGCGAGGGCGAGGTAACGACCTGCTTGCGGGATTTGCAGATGCGCTCGATGGTGGCAAACGCCTTATCGAGCTGTTCATCCTCCACGCCGATCATCAGCGTGGTGTTGCCAATGCGCAAAAATCCACCGGTGGTTGCCAGCTTGGTTACGCTGAATCCTTCTTTCATCAGGGCGCTCGTCACTTTCTGGCTGTCTTCGTCCTGGACGATGGCGATGATTAGCTTCATGCCTGTGTCCTCCTTTTCACGTCGATCCTTTGGGTGGATAGGCGCGCGCATGTGCGTTGGCCTATCATGATTATAGCTTATGCAGGGTGATCCCGTCAAAATATCTCGGGGGTGCGCGCCTGCAAACTTTGCAGAATATGCGCAGCCATGGTTTCAGGCGGCAGCGATGCGTCAATGCACACCACGCGCGCGTCCTGCGCGGCCAGCGCCTCATAGCCCCGCTGCACCCGCGCGTGGAAGGCCTCGTCTTCCCCCTCCAGCCGGTCCGGCGCGGCGCCCCGCGCACTGATGCGCCGGATGCCCTCGGCCACCGGCAACGCAAAGTAGAAGACCACATCCGGCCAGACGCCCTGCAGCGCCAGATCGTTGAGGCGGCGCACCGCCTCCTCCCCCAGCGCCCTTGCACAGCCCTGGTAGGCCAGGGATGAGTGGATGAACCGGTCGCACAGCACCACCTTGCCCTGCGCGAGCGCAGGCTGGATGACCTGTGCTACGTGCTGCGCGCGCGCCGCGGCGTAGAGGTACGCCTCACAGCGCGGGTCCATGGCGTTGTTTTCGGGATCCAGCAGCAGCGCGCGGATCTTTTCTGCAATGGGAACGCCCCCCGGCTCCCGCGTGCGCACGTACGCGCGGCCCGCCTGGCGCAGGCGCGCCTCCAGCAGGTCCATCTGCGTGCTTTTGCCCGCACCATCCTGGCCCTCAAAAACGATCAAGCGTCCCGCCATCTGTGTTACGCTCCTTTATGTGTTTCATTCAACAGGAGGCGCGCCAAATCCTGCACGCTTGCCACAAGATATGTGGGATTGCAGTCCTCCAGCTCGCCCTTGGCCGCGTAGCCGTAGCGCACCGCCACGGTATCTAGATGATTCTCCCTGCCGCCGTTTATATCAAAGCGGCGGTCCCCCACCATGGCGATGGGGCCGGGCGTCTGGCACGTGGCCAGCACGCGTCGGATCACGTCGCCCTTCTGCTCCACCTTGTCCCCCTGCAGGTTGCTGCCCACCACCGCGTGAAAATAGGGGTACAGGCCAAAGTGCTTGACCACCTCCACCGCGGTATTATGCCCCTTGGAGGTGGCAAGGTACAGCCGCGCGCCCGCGTCGCGCAGCTGCTCAAGCATGCGGAAGATGCCTGGGTATACGCTGCACTCATACATGCCCTTTTCTTTATAATATCTGCGGTAGTGCGCGATGGTGGCCGCACTCGCCTGCTCGTCCATGTGAAACAGCTTGCGCATCGAGTCGCGCAAAGGGGGACCGCGCATCTCTTCGAGGTCCGCAACGTCCGGCTCCGCGTAGCCCATCATCTTAAAGGCGTAGCGCGCCGCGTTCATGATGCCGCTTCCCGAATCGGTGAGCGTGCCGTCCAGGTCAAACAACAGCGTCTTGTAAAGCAATGCCATAAAACGAATCGTATCCTTTCTCTCTCTGTTCCATCCACAATCACGTTCCAACCACAGCTACCTGGCCGTGGTCCACGCCAAAGGCCATGCCTCTGGATGCGGCCGCCTGCAGCAGCTGCACGCGCGGCATATCCAGCAGCTCGCCTGCCACCGCAAGCGGAATGCCCGGCGGGTAGATGCCCACCCCCTCGGCCAGCACGCAGCCCGCCGCGTCCGCCAGCTTGACCATGCGCCGCGGCGCAAACCACGCCTGGCGCAGGCCCATCGCCCGCACGGGCAGCCCCGTGGGCCAGGGCGCGCTGGACTGCTCCGGCGCAAAGTCGCGCGCCGCCTTTGCCATACGCACCAGCGCATCGCTTAAGCGGTCAAAATCCTGGCGCGTGTTGTAGAGCGTGGCGATGCACACGACGCGCCGCTCATCGTACATCTCCACCTGCACGCCTGAGGCGCGCAGCACGTCAAACGCCATTGCCCCCGTCACCCCCCGCGCGGCGGTGTCAAACACCAGGCGCGTGGGGTCGCAGGCAAACGCCAGGCCTTCGCGCACCCACGCGGCGTGCGGACAGGGGAAGCCCGCCTCCCCTACCGCATGGGTCACCTGCTGGCAGCGAAGCAGCAGCGCGTCGATCGCGCTCGCGCCGCGCTCCTGCAGGCTGGCCCGCGCCCAGTCCAGCGACGCGGCGATCAAAAAGGAGGGGCTGGAGGTCTCCACCAGCGCGATGGCCCGCGCGATGCGCGACGCGTCTACCCCCTCGGCCACGTGCAGGTACGCGCCCTGCGTGAGCGCCGCCAGCGTCTTGTGCGCGCTGGCCACCCACACATCCGCGCCGCACTGCCCCGGCGAGGCAGGCAGCAGCGCGCAGACGCCCAGATGCGCGCCGTGCGCACAGTCCACGATGAGGTACGCGCCGTGCGCGTGCGCGGCCTGGGCGATCCTGCGCATATCGCACAGCCTGCCGTAGTAATCGGGCGCGGTGATCACCACCGCGCGCACGCCCGGGTGCATCACAAGCGAGGTGTCCACCATCTCGCCCGTGACGCAGCCGCTGATGCGCTCTGTGGAATCGCCCGCGTTGTCCAGCCAGCAGACGTCCATGCCGCCCAGCACGCAGGCGTCCGTCACCGCACGGTGGCAGTCGCGCGATGCGATGATCTGCTCGCCCGGCTGCAGCAGCCCCAGCAGCGCCGCGGCGATGCCGCTGGACGCCCCGCCCGTCAAAAAGAAGGTCTGCGATGCGCCAAAGAAGGCCGCGGCCAGGCGCTGCGCCTCCGCAAACGCCCCCGCGGGCCTGCGCAGATCATCCGTATCGGCAAGCTCGGTCACGTCCAGGCGCGCGACCGCCTCCCAGCCTTCGGGCAGCGCGCGGCCCTTGTGCCCCGGCATGTGAAAGCGCGCGTCCTGCCGCGCGGCATAGCGCGTGAGCATATCCAGCACCGGCGTATGCATCATGGCTGCGCCCCTTCATACGCCCCTTCATTGGAGGCATTTTCCGCCACCGCGCGGGCCAGCAGGCCATAGAGCTGCTCGCTGGGCGAGAAAAGCACCTGCTCCAGCTTTCCCTCCGGCGTCAGCACGCCCAGGGTGTACGCCTGCCTGCCCTTCCACACACCCATCTTCACGCCGGCATCCTCCGCCTTGGCGGGCGCAATGCTGCGCAGGCGGCCCAGCTGCGTGCGCAGCACGCACTTGGGGCGGAACACGCCCATCATCTCAATGTAGAGCGCGCCTTGCGTGATGGTGTAGATGAAGCGGGTGGCCCGCGTCTTGTAGAGATAGTACACGCCCAGCACCGCCACGACCAATGCCAGGTACGTCCACAGGGTATTGGGGTAGAGCGCGTTGAGCAGGCCGCACAGCAGGATGACCGCCACCATGCCCGCCACAGCGCCCAGCGCCAGCAGTATGCCCTTGCCTGCGGAGAGTTTCTTCGGCGTCGCCTGTTCACTATAGGTGATTTCCTCCAAGCACACCGCCCCTTTCCTATCCATAGCTTGTTCTATTATAGCATCATCCCATCAAAAAAGCGCCGCTTTTCCTGCGAAAAGCAGCGCTTTTGCGCTTTCTTCAGTCCCTGCTCTTGAGGGTGGGAAAGAGCAGCACATCGCGGATGGCGGCCGAACCGGTCAGCAGCATGCACATGCGGTCGATGCCAAAGCCGATGCCGCCGGTGGGAGGCATGCCGATCTCCAGGGCGTTGAGGAAGTCCTCGTCGGTGCGGTTGGCCTCCTCGTCCCCCTGGGCGAGCAGCTCCTCCTGCGCCTTGAAGCGCGCGCGCTGGTCGATGGGGTCGTTGAGCTCGGAGTAGGCGTTGGCCATCTCCCAGCCGTTCATAAAGAACTCAAAGCGCTCGGTATAATCGGGCTTGTCCGGCTTGCGCTTGGTAAGGGGGGATACCTCGATGGGGTAGTCCATCACAAAGGTTGGCTGCACCAGATGCTCCTCCACAAACGTTTCAAAGAACAGGCTGAGGATGTCCCCCTTCTTATGCCGCGCCTCAAAGGGCACGTGGCGCTCCTTTGCAACCGCGCGCGCCTCCTCCAAAGTGGATATCGCGTCAAAATCCACGCCCGCGTACTGCTTGACGGCATCAACCATGGTGATGCGTGCAAAAGGCTTACCCAGATCCATCTCCACCCCGTTGTAGGTGATGGTAGTAGTGCCCAGCACCTGCTGCGCCACGTGGCGGTAGAGGTTCTCGGTCAAGTCCATCATGCCGTTGTAATCGGTGTACGCCTGGTAGAGCTCCATCAGGGTAAACTCGGGGTTGTGGCGGGTATCCAGGCCCTCGTTGCGGAACACGCGCCCGATCTCGTAGACGCGCTCCAGACCGCCCACAATCAGCCGCTTTAAGTAGAGCTCCAGCGAGATGCGCAGCTTGAGATCCTCGTCCAGCGCGTTGAAGTGCGTCTCAAAGGGGCGTGCCGCCGCGCCGCCCGCGTTGGCCACCAGCATGGGGGTCTCCACCTCCATAAAGCCCTGCGCGTCCAGGTACTGGCGGATGGCGCTAATGATCCGCGAGCGCTTGATAAAGGTATCCTTCACCTCGGGATTCATGATCAAATCCACGTAGCGCTGGCGGTAGCGCAGATCCGTATCCTTCAGGCCGTGAAATTTCTCCGGCAGCGGCTGCAGGGACTTGCTCAGCAGCACGATCTGGGTGACTTTGACGGACACCTCTCCGTGATGCGTGCGGAACACCGTGCCCTGCACGCCCACGATATCCCCGATATCCATGGCCTTAAAGCGGGCGTAGTCCTCCTCGCCCACGGCGTCTTTACGCACGTAGATCTGGATCTGCCCGTCGCGGTCCTGGATATGGGCAAAGCTCGCCTTTCCCATGACACGCTTGGACATCATGCGGCCGGCCAGCGACACCTCCTGCTCCTCCAGCGCGTCAAACTGCGCAAGCACCTGGCGCGAGGCGTGGGTGCGCGCATAGCGCGTGCGCGCAAAGGGGTCCTGCCCCGCCTGCTGCAACTGCGTCAATTTCTCGCGCCGCACCCGAAGGATCTCGCTTACCTCCTGCTGCGAAGCACCGTTTACCTGCTGGTTGTCCGCCATGGCTGTCTTTCCCCCGTCCTTTATGTCGATCTTTTATCGGCCGATCTGCTTGATTTCAAAGTGCAGCGTACCCGCCGGCACCTGTACCTCCACCAGCTCCCCCACCTTGTGGCCGATCAGTGCGCGGCCGATGGGCGACTCGTTGGAGATTTTCCCTTTGGCGGGCTCGGATTCAGAGACGCCGCAGATGGTAAAGCGCACGTCCTCCTTTTCATCCGCATCGTACACGTCCACGATGGAGCCCACGCTCACCGTATCGGCGGGCATATCCTCCTCGTCCACCACGCGCGCCACGCGCAGGCGGTTTTCGATGGTCTGGATCTCGCCCTCCAGAAATGCCTGCTCGTTTTTCGCCTCGTCGTACTCGCTGTTTTCCGAAAGATCGCCAAAGGCGATGGCCGCTTTGATGCGCTGCGCCACCTCGTGCCGCTTGACGGTTTTGAGATACTCCAGTTTCTCCTCCAGCTTCGCCAGACCTTCCGGTGTTAAAATGACTTCCTTCTGTGCCATAACGCATGCCTCCTGTTCCAATCATGATCGCAAATTTATGAAAAGGGCGGTGCGCTCCCGAACCTTGCGGCCAAGAGCGCACACCTTTATCTGCATTCTAAATGATTATATCTGTGTACATTGTGCTTGTCAAGCAAGGTTTCGTTCGCTTTTCCTCGTTGTAGACGATATGCAGCTTGGGCCCGCGTTATGCATGCGCCGCGCAGGCGTCCAGATACGCCAGAAGCTGCTCGAGCGTGGCGCAGGCGTTGACCTGCTGGCGCAGTGCGGCCGCGCCGGGCATGCCGTGCATGTACCAGGCTACGTGCTTGCGCATCTGCAAAATGGCGACGCGCTCAGGCAGCTCCCGCACCAGCATCAGCGCATGCGTGCGGGCCATCTCCAGCCGCTGGGCAACGCTGGGCGGTGCGTACGGCGCGCCCGCAAGGCATGCGCGCACCTCTTCGAATATCCACGGATTGCCCAGCGCCGCCCGGCCGATCATCACCCCGTCGCAGCGCGTCTCTTGCAGCATGTCCAGCGCGTCTTTGCCGCTGCGCACGTCGCCCGAGCCAATCACCGGGATGCGCACCGCCTGCTTGACCGCGGCGATCGTCTCCCAATTGGCATGGCCCGCATACTGCTGCGCGCGGGTGCGCGGGTGCACGCATACAAACGCCGCGCCATGTTCCTCTGCCATGCGCGCAAAGTCCACCGCACACAGGTGCGCGTCGTCCCAGCCGCTGCGGAACTTGACGCTGACAGGCTTTTTGCTTATCCGCACCACCGTATCGATCACGCGCGCCGCCCGCGGCAGATCCAGCATCAGGGCGCTGCCGTCCCCCTGGCGGGTGACCTTGGGCGCGGGACAGCCCATGTTGATGTCGATGGCGTCAAAGGGCAGGTCGTTTACCTGCGCCACCGCGTAGGCAAGCACATCCTCCTCGTGGCCGAATAGCTGCACCGAGAGCGCCTGCTCGTCCGCATCGCGCGCAAGCAGGGTGCGCGTGGAGGCGGCGGAGTAATACAGGCCCTTGGCGCTGACCATCTCGGTGGTGGCGCGCACGCTGCCCTTGCGCCGGCACAGCCGGCGGAATACCCTATCGGTAATGCCCGCCATGGGCGCGAGCATCGCGCCGCGCGTCCAGCCGCTGGTATCGATCTGCGTCATGCAGCTAACCTCCTTTGGAAACGCCCCTGGCGCGCGCAGAGCGTTTGAAAAAAGGCGGCAAACCCTTTGCCGCCTTGGAACATACACATCTTGGGGGTCAGGACGCCGCGGGCGACTGCGCCGCCGTATCCTGCGGGCTCTGCGAGGGAGAGGCTGACGGCGTGGGGGAAACGGAAGGCTGGGGATCTGCGATAGCCTCCAGGAAGATGATGTCGGAGATCTTCCAGCGGCCGTCAATACGCTTGCACACCAGCTTGTAGCGGGCGCTCTGCCAGGCCGGCGGCGGGAATTCCTCCTCGCTCTGCTTTTGATCATCCGTCAAAAACTCCTCACGCAGCTCCCCCTCCAGGGTGGTCATGCGCTGCTTGATGGTGACGTTGACCTCGTTTTGCCACGGCCAGCACCACAGCCACTGCTGATCCACCTTCAAATCCCATTTGGAGATGGCGTAATCGCTGTAGGGATTGTTCAGCAGCATGGCGTCACGGTCTAGATAGTCGCTGGTGAAATATTTCTGCAGCTCTGTCGTATCGTACTCATCCTTATAGAGAATCGCCTCGGCGCGCGCCTGCATGCCGTCGGTGGACAGAATCCACAAATTGGTCATATCCATGGCGATAAAAAACGCCGAACCAGCAATGGCTGCGATTACCATAACCGCAGCGAGCAGCTTGATCCAAAAAAGCAGTAGCCTCAGTAGTGTCTTCACGTTGTGTGAATTCCTTTCATTGCGTCATAGGCGATGGATAGCCATTCGTTTATTTTAGCATACTGCAGCCAGATTTGTAAATCAACCGCGCTGCTGCCTGCGCAGCAGCGCCACAAAGTCCGCCTCCGGCATGGGCGCGGCAAAGTAGTACCCCTGCGCCATGCTGCAGCCCGCCTGCAGCAGAAACTCCGCCTGCTGCTTGCTCTCCACCCCTTCGGAAAGCACGCGCAGGTGCAGCTGGTTGGC
Above is a window of Maliibacterium massiliense DNA encoding:
- a CDS encoding DNA polymerase III subunit delta'; translation: MQRMGLHATIVSGDIAAGRVVALQQAAAMFCRAAQPPCGRCSVCNRVYQLQHPDVHVVAPAKGTSIGVEQVRALAREVFVRPFEAQMKVFIIEQADAMTTQAQNALLKTLEEPPADTAFFLLSDNMDLLLPTIRSRCGLMQAPRLSLAQLQAHLEGKGVARPRAHQAAMWAQGSLRRAQSLAEDDAFFALGSEACGAMCTALMGSAADMCALTDMLQGQRERALQVLAWWQCLLHDLLVLSSGAQAPCYYDPPTREMRACARRYQKGVLHLLDAVALAQQQLRGNVNVSLAVDGLLLAVSKEKNRWPK
- a CDS encoding cyclic-di-AMP receptor, translated to MKLIIAIVQDEDSQKVTSALMKEGFSVTKLATTGGFLRIGNTTLMIGVEDEQLDKAFATIERICKSRKQVVTSPSPMAGTTGVYIPYPVEVTVGGATVFVLDVADFKKL
- the tmk gene encoding dTMP kinase, translating into MAGRLIVFEGQDGAGKSTQMDLLEARLRQAGRAYVRTREPGGVPIAEKIRALLLDPENNAMDPRCEAYLYAAARAQHVAQVIQPALAQGKVVLCDRFIHSSLAYQGCARALGEEAVRRLNDLALQGVWPDVVFYFALPVAEGIRRISARGAAPDRLEGEDEAFHARVQRGYEALAAQDARVVCIDASLPPETMAAHILQSLQARTPEIF
- a CDS encoding HAD hydrolase-like protein; protein product: MALLYKTLLFDLDGTLTDSGSGIMNAARYAFKMMGYAEPDVADLEEMRGPPLRDSMRKLFHMDEQASAATIAHYRRYYKEKGMYECSVYPGIFRMLEQLRDAGARLYLATSKGHNTAVEVVKHFGLYPYFHAVVGSNLQGDKVEQKGDVIRRVLATCQTPGPIAMVGDRRFDINGGRENHLDTVAVRYGYAAKGELEDCNPTYLVASVQDLARLLLNETHKGA
- a CDS encoding aminotransferase class V-fold PLP-dependent enzyme, whose translation is MMHTPVLDMLTRYAARQDARFHMPGHKGRALPEGWEAVARLDVTELADTDDLRRPAGAFAEAQRLAAAFFGASQTFFLTGGASSGIAAALLGLLQPGEQIIASRDCHRAVTDACVLGGMDVCWLDNAGDSTERISGCVTGEMVDTSLVMHPGVRAVVITAPDYYGRLCDMRRIAQAAHAHGAYLIVDCAHGAHLGVCALLPASPGQCGADVWVASAHKTLAALTQGAYLHVAEGVDASRIARAIALVETSSPSFLIAASLDWARASLQERGASAIDALLLRCQQVTHAVGEAGFPCPHAAWVREGLAFACDPTRLVFDTAARGVTGAMAFDVLRASGVQVEMYDERRVVCIATLYNTRQDFDRLSDALVRMAKAARDFAPEQSSAPWPTGLPVRAMGLRQAWFAPRRMVKLADAAGCVLAEGVGIYPPGIPLAVAGELLDMPRVQLLQAAASRGMAFGVDHGQVAVVGT
- the lysS gene encoding lysine--tRNA ligase, with the protein product MADNQQVNGASQQEVSEILRVRREKLTQLQQAGQDPFARTRYARTHASRQVLAQFDALEEQEVSLAGRMMSKRVMGKASFAHIQDRDGQIQIYVRKDAVGEEDYARFKAMDIGDIVGVQGTVFRTHHGEVSVKVTQIVLLSKSLQPLPEKFHGLKDTDLRYRQRYVDLIMNPEVKDTFIKRSRIISAIRQYLDAQGFMEVETPMLVANAGGAAARPFETHFNALDEDLKLRISLELYLKRLIVGGLERVYEIGRVFRNEGLDTRHNPEFTLMELYQAYTDYNGMMDLTENLYRHVAQQVLGTTTITYNGVEMDLGKPFARITMVDAVKQYAGVDFDAISTLEEARAVAKERHVPFEARHKKGDILSLFFETFVEEHLVQPTFVMDYPIEVSPLTKRKPDKPDYTERFEFFMNGWEMANAYSELNDPIDQRARFKAQEELLAQGDEEANRTDEDFLNALEIGMPPTGGIGFGIDRMCMLLTGSAAIRDVLLFPTLKSRD
- the greA gene encoding transcription elongation factor GreA is translated as MAQKEVILTPEGLAKLEEKLEYLKTVKRHEVAQRIKAAIAFGDLSENSEYDEAKNEQAFLEGEIQTIENRLRVARVVDEEDMPADTVSVGSIVDVYDADEKEDVRFTICGVSESEPAKGKISNESPIGRALIGHKVGELVEVQVPAGTLHFEIKQIGR
- the dusB gene encoding tRNA dihydrouridine synthase DusB, with product MTQIDTSGWTRGAMLAPMAGITDRVFRRLCRRKGSVRATTEMVSAKGLYYSAASTRTLLARDADEQALSVQLFGHEEDVLAYAVAQVNDLPFDAIDINMGCPAPKVTRQGDGSALMLDLPRAARVIDTVVRISKKPVSVKFRSGWDDAHLCAVDFARMAEEHGAAFVCVHPRTRAQQYAGHANWETIAAVKQAVRIPVIGSGDVRSGKDALDMLQETRCDGVMIGRAALGNPWIFEEVRACLAGAPYAPPSVAQRLEMARTHALMLVRELPERVAILQMRKHVAWYMHGMPGAAALRQQVNACATLEQLLAYLDACAAHA